Proteins found in one Plasmodium malariae genome assembly, chromosome: 13 genomic segment:
- the PmUG01_13012700 gene encoding peptidyl-prolyl cis-trans isomerase, putative encodes MKIPNPRVYLDIAIGGRNAGRLIFELFMDKLPITCENFRCLCTGETGLGYYLKPRWYKNSPIHRIVTNFMFQGGDFNFGNGYGGESIYGQYFRNEKFIYKHSKRGILSMCQTRIKHTNNSQFFVTFKSCPWLDKKHVVFGHLEYGFDTLSFIEEQSTLIGKPKKQVYIYSCGVIPLDRIKHKSRTNSDDDYIIPADIEMPLLEKDISFNENPDFMELKKIYKCSKSF; translated from the exons atgaaaattccCAATCCAAGGGTTTATTTAGATATTGCCATAGGGGGGAGGAACGCAGGACGGTTGATTTTTGAG CTATTCATGGACAAGTTACCTATAACATGTGAAAATTTTCGTTGCCTTTGTACGG gAGAAACAGGTTTAGGCTATTATTTAAAACCACGATGGTATAAAAACTCTCCCATCCATAGAATCGTTACTAATTTT ATGTTTCAAGGAGGAGATTTTAATTTTGGAAATGGATATGGTGGAGAATCAATATATGGACAGTACTTTAGAAATGAAAAGTTTATTTACAAACATTCAAAAAGGG GAATTTTATCCATGTGTCAGACTAGAATAAAACATACAAATAATTCTCAATTTTTTGTAACATTTAAGAGTTGCCCCTGGTTAGATAAAAAACAT GTTGTTTTTGGACATCTTGAATATGGGTTTGATACTCTTTCTTTTATTGAGGAACAATCTACTTTAATTGGGAAGCCGAAGAAGcaagtttatatatacagctg cGGAGTAATTCCATTAGATAGAATCAAACACAAGTCCCGTACGAACTCGGATGATGATTACATTATACca GCGGATATAGAAATGCCGTTGTTAGAGAAGGATATAAGTTTTAATGAAAATCCGGATTTTatggaattaaaaaaaatatataaatgcagcAAAAGTTTTTAA
- the TGS1 gene encoding trimethylguanosine synthase, putative, translated as MIKIKYNRFNDARNNDENLYFSFLVHPLYYTVLDLDEDDLVNKEIRSNFIHFVKRINNYDKKERIDIYRKDDRKARELCFIKSCELLKNTYKFKMPIIFQNLKYFNLFKKDTIYYYSINYNERRKEYIVRNKNEVKKEKDKCFILDNEMIYSMTPEYISKNIGNNVLLINEINFQKKKKMKKNCENDIGLKNYFENNEIYNNKQPTIEKYFKDERENKYNKAKDKSILIYLDPFSGAGGNCHSMRGVFTIAADVKLIRIKECQHNCKFYNNNVDYILCDFFNIVNHFRKDTIDVVFLSIPWGGPSYKMKKNFDLKYIESKISTYSCLKESLKLTKNLIFYLPRNVCLQDLLHLYVYYEKLTKLKGTKKKRRGKLAVGGEEVVQSLEEREEELVERGVAVLVEQMSELGAKLDESAGVKKQRKEFLRDNIFLELYVNRNRSRFKESCDNSLRNFYYFFNKLYEKNSNESHVSNIKNLFKITVDQCNHYLRPSKENRMINTQLRKGRKRQDYVSNIHKYKVNFLKSRDVSNDHHNSSIKKKSFIWRWHNTGMVLYLGKIASLLKRKKGICYDQIYYIHNKLAKCGNDKIRQRGINFSLHRLLHNKRKSLLYNISKRIKEGEGVFYGEKLIINKNEKMHNFIINNDNVMSLYYFVNKKSYEIINYIVNLFFKNIKNIIGFQKISFLNNIFIYIENKREKIMTKKLRNNKITKKYETYIYQDIINICTGLEIVVSYFNMIIMKIKKEIIVLFGIYLYDISFLKYFFKYYKVPINLKKVPSRNLKNIHYIIIRILFKFFLYMNIFLNILTNNIKLQEFFNSNFVNIGSLDFLEFSDIKNKEYSYINYSNKKELLIYFNKFIKRIVQLSINIELNGKKFVIEKITKFFFSFLFKVHHFEFLLDGLRDTCSYEDEKKKKFYKLNLCLITINLFTKQFLYNTNVTSFLDYFNSLIYFYFNRIYVLSRRHATYSNVFVFHLNRFLVDHFCLHIL; from the coding sequence ATGATTAAAATTAAGTACAATCGCTTTAACGACGCAAGAAATAATGACGAGAATTTGTATTTCAGTTTTTTAGTTCATCCACTATATTACACTGTTTTAGATTTAGATGAAGATGATCTGGTAAATAAGGAAATACGTTCAAACTTTATACATTTTGtcaaaagaataaataattatgataaaaaggAACGAATAGATATATACAGAAAAGATGATCGTAAAGCTAGGGAATTATGTTTCATCAAGAGTTGTgagttattaaaaaatacatataaatttaaaatgccTATAATATTTCAGAATTTGAAGTACTTCaacttatttaaaaaggatacaatttattattactccATAAATTACAATGAAAGGAGAAAAGAGTATATtgtaagaaataaaaatgaagtaaaaaaagaaaaagataaatgttttattttagatAATGAAATGATATATTCAATGACCCcagaatatatatcaaaGAATATAGGTAATAACGTGTTGTTAATTAacgaaataaattttcaaaaaaaaaaaaaaatgaaaaaaaattgtgaaaATGATATtggtttaaaaaattattttgaaaataatgagATTTATAACAATAAACAGCCTACAATTGAAAAATACTTTAAAGATGAgagagaaaataaatataataaagcaAAAGATAAAtccatattaatatatttggaTCCTTTTTCTGGGGCTGGGGGAAATTGCCATAGCATGAGAGGGGTTTTTACCATTGCAGCTGATGTGAAATTAATTAGAATTAAAGAATGTCAAcataattgtaaattttataacaaCAATGTAGATTACATTTTATgtgatttttttaatatagtaaATCATTTTAGGAAAGATACAATAGATGTTGTTTTTTTGAGTATTCCATGGGGGGGACCatcatataaaatgaaaaaaaattttgatttaaaatatatagaaagtAAGATATCTACATATTCATGCTTAAAAGAAtctttaaaattaacaaaaaatttaattttttatttaccaAGAAATGTGTGTTTGCAAGATCTGTTGCATCTTTATGTCTATTATGAAAAGTTAACCAAATTAAAagggacaaaaaaaaaaaggaggggAAAATTAGCAGTAGGAGGAGAAGAAGTGGTCCAATCGTTGGAAGAAAGAGAGGAGGAATTAGTGGAAAGAGGTGTGGCAGTGTTGGTGGAACAAATGTCAGAACTAGGAGCAAAATTGGACGAAAGTGCAGGagtaaaaaaacaaaggaaAGAATTCTTGAgagataatattttcttagaGTTGTACGTTAATAGAAATAGGAGCAGATTTAAGGAGAGTTGTGATAATAGTTTAaggaatttttattattttttcaacaaactgtatgaaaaaaatagcaatGAATCACatgtttcaaatataaaaaatttgtttaaaattaCTGTAGATCAGTGTAACCACTATTTACGGCCCTCAAAAGAAAATAGGATGATAAATACACAATTGAGAAAGGGTCGTAAGAGACAAGATTATGTTAgcaatattcataaatataaggTTAACTTCTTAAAAAGTAGAGATGTAAGCAATGATCATCATAACAGtagtattaaaaagaaaagttttATATGGAGGTGGCACAATACTGGCATGGTACTTTATTTAGGAAAAATAGCTTCAttgttaaaaagaaaaaaaggtatatgtTATGAtcaaatttattacattcaTAATAAACTAGCAAAATGtggaaatgataaaataagaCAAAGGggtattaatttttccttacaTAGATTATTGCATAACAAAAGGAAAAGTTtactttataatatttcaaaaaggATCAAAGAAGGGGAGGGAGTATTTTATggagaaaaattaattataaataaaaatgagaagATGCATAACTTTATAATTAACAACGATAATGTTAtgtctttatattattttgtcaATAAGAAAtcatatgaaataattaattacatAGTAAAtctgttttttaaaaatataaagaacataattggatttcaaaaaattagctttttaaataatatttttatatatatagaaaataaacgTGAGAAGATAATGACCAAAAAATTacgtaataataaaatcacaaaaaaatatgaaacgtatatatatcaagacataataaatatatgtacggGGCTAGAAATTGTAGTtagttattttaatatgataataatgaaaattaaaaaagaaataatagtattatttggtatatatttgtatgatatatcttttttgaaatatttttttaaatattacaaagtacctataaacttaaaaaaagtacctagtagaaatttaaaaaacattcattatataataattagaattctctttaaattttttctttatatgaatatttttttaaacatattaactaataatattaaattacaagaattttttaatagtaattttgtaaatatcgGTTCCTTAGATTTTTTAGAATTCTcagatataaaaaacaaagagTACAGTTACAttaattatagtaataaaaaggagctattaatttattttaataagttTATTAAAAGGATAGTACAACTATCTATTAATATTGAAttgaatggaaaaaaatttgttatagaaaaaattacaaaatttttttttagttttttatttaaagttCACCATTTTGAATTCCTTTTAGATGGTTTACGTGATACTTGTTCATATGaagatgaaaagaaaaaaaaattttataaattaaatttatgctTAATTACAATTAATCTTTTTACAAAacagtttttatataataccaATGTTACATCATTTCTGGATTATTTTAATTCGttaatttacttttattttaatcgaatttatgttttatcaAGGCGGCATGCGACATACTCaaatgtttttgtttttcatttaaacaGATTCTTAGTAGACCACTTTTGTTTACACATTTTATAG